The region TCCTTCAGGTCCTCTTCCTCCCAGCAGGGACCGATGCCTAAGCTGCCGGGCATGTACGTGGAAGGCGTCTCGGGGGAGACCGAACACAGGGTGTCGTCCACCACCACCTCTTCCGAGTGGCACGCCTCGTAACCGATGACCGAGAAGGGTTTTGGCTCCTCGTCCTGGTCCCGTACCGACGGCCGGCACAGGATCTCGGTGGCCACCAGGCGGTCAGCCGGGCTCTGGGCGGCGTTGAGGGCCTCGGTCATGATCTGCCAGCTGCCGTCCTGCGTCATCTCCTCCTGGATCTGCCGGACGGTGTTGGCGATGAGCACGGAGCGGCAGAGGTTGGGCTCCACCAGCATGTGGCACAGCTGCAGCTTGATCAGGGACATGTCCAGCAGGGACTGCCGCTGCAGGTTGTAGGACGACGCCATCTTGACACTCGCCGGGTGCTCGTCAGACGGTTCGTCGCTGGCGTCGGAAAATTTGCGTTTCGTGCCCTTTGGAAACATGTTTGTTCTACGGAGGGGGAAACCGAAGAAGAACTGGtcagcgcacacgcacacgtgaaGAAGggcataaaaatgcaaaaaacatactgaaaataacattaaataacTAAAAGTACATTACTACACATCACTTCACTGATTTATATTGCAAAGCCAAGAttactgaaaaaatatattttactttccCATATAATCCACATTCCAGCATATAAAATTGAGCTTcattacagaacacacagcCTACATTACTAACTGTTGAAAAGGCTACGCTAGATCTACAAGAATGCTTTTAAACAGCTAcgagcaaaaataataaaaaagaaaagaaaacaactaAAACCTACATCTACAGGTGAATGCCAGTTTACAAAGAGACAAAAATCTGAAGCCGTATACTGTGAAAGCATACACATTTTCTCGAAGTTGCAGTGCTCTACCTTTCCTGTTGAGAGGCACAGGATTTAACATAGCAGCTTCCTCCAGAGCGCAGCGCTTCAGTACCTTTGTACTAGCGACAAACAGCTTTTGTTCTGCActctttctgcacattttaggcCAGTCAGAAGTAAGGTTCCTGGTGGGCGGAACAACCAAACTTTAAACAGCCCCCTGATCCGCTGAAAAGTACAGCATGTTACTAGTGACAACCTCTCAATCAAGTCTTCCTCAAACACTTAGCCAATACCATGTCAACTAACTTACTCTTTCACCCCACACTCATGGATTTGTGTAAATCATGCACAGATGTTATTGCAGAATAACTACTTTTGCTAGATATTTGATAGTCTTGAACTTCACACAGATGTCCaatacaacagaaaaaaagggaTTGCAGGCAAATGAGTATACAAATGAAGTaatatgacatttatttaacTACAGGCCTTTTCTGCCCTTGCCAGGAAAATATGACAAGatataaaaagcatttttgcaCCAAAAAAGGTTAATAGAATATATCACATTAACTATAAATGGAGGCATTTCATTATCCCTTCATCTCATTTACTAAAGACAGAAGTAACAAAATGTCCAATACAGTCCCAAATCAAGCTTAATAATTGTGCCTGAGAAGTTGGTATAATTTAGCTTTAAATTAAGTCATTTGtttaaagtaaaacatttttatgtcatttaaatacaataaatgcaCCCATCAATTGCACTGTACACAAATTGCTATATATTGAGTTGTTAAAGTTAAAGGGAAAACCAAGCCTTAATAGCATGTCATCATCACATTATCAGCACACAACTATGTACCAACAGAATCACTGTATATAGAGCCAAAAATCAAAAATCTATCTTTATCAGAGTTCAGTGGAAACAAGTAAAACAATATTTGGGGCAAAACATAGTTTCAAAGTAACTTTAAAATGGTGCATTTGACACCGTCTCTGATATGAAATACTCATAGGTGTGGTCAAAATATGAGTGGcctaaaaagaaaatgcataacAGACCCCTAGACAAGCAAAGATAcctatatgtttttttatattattatttttttatcaacattcatttcatacagtatttaaatcaaatggCAAACAGAGACaaactgtacagtactgtacatacatctAGAATTGAAACGAGTGTTGGACACTTGCCTCCAGTCACGGGGCCAGCCAACCAGGGCTGCTGGAGCCTAAAAGTAACAAACATGCAGCTAAAGCAGAGAGAACACATGACAGTAACCAGCACGTCAGTGAATATTACATCCAGTGTTACTCTGTGTCCGTGAAAATGACGCAAGGGCATGTGTGTTTTCTTAGCCATTACTACTCACCCACGTGTAAAAGTCACTAGGGGAATGGAAGGAATTTCAAAGGGGAAGGTAGATATGgggaaactaaaaaaaaacaaaaaaaaaaaaaacaatctgaaTGCAAAAAGCTACTGGATTTCTTGCCTTGACAAAAATCAGTattcttccattttgttttgaattcattAATTGCAGGCAAGCAAAGATAGGGATTGATGGGTGGAAATCTACTTTTCTTAACGCCCTGGTCATATAAGAGGCCTAAAGTACATCCCCACATCTATGTGTACACTGGATGCAACAGAGCAGGGCAGATAGGTCTCAGTGAAGGCATGGGAATTTGTCCTACCTGACAAGTCCGACATCCCAGCActgaagtgacatcacaatacAAGAACTGGACTAAAAGCTACAACCGCCATTAAGATTGAATGCATTGGGTGTGTGCAACAGTGTGCACTCCGTATCTTACCCTGCCTGCAGAAATTTGCAAAGACAAAATGTActgcaatgttttaaaaaacacatGTAGGGCTTTTAACTGAAATCAAAAGCAAGTTAgatgcaacaacaaaacattaaaaGATCTGAGTCGGTAAGCATTTCTCTCCTATATCTGCCAAGACAACCCTGCACCTACATACAAAACACAGAGGCACTCACTTCTGCCATTTTTCTGAAATGGAAGAAAACAGTAAAATTTAGCAAGTATGAATCCATTCCTGTGCCAAATGGTGCACAAACATCTCAGTCGCAAACAGATTTTCTGGAGGCCGTCACTACAAATGTTGATCAATACAACACCTGCAAAGTCCCAATAGATTAACAACTATtagggggggggtgtaaaattCGGTAAAATTCATTCAACTGCTCAATATTCACACCGTCCTTTCTTCTCAAGTATTGAGTTTGTGCAGTTGACTGTCAAAAAAGTGTACATGGGGAGTACGTATCTAGGGATATATAAAGAATTGTGAGAATATGAAGGAATAATCAATTGTTTAATAATTTGTGCCTCTAAAATTTAAGCAGCCAAAGTGGCACACCACTGAAattgagaacaaaatgaaaaataggaATTTATTATGAAGTAAGGAGAAAATTACATGGACAGACTTAGTTAATCTCCGAACTATGGAACAGCCACTGCaaacctggaaaaggaccacattcacagcaaaaaaaagaagaaaaagaaaaagaaaagaaaaaaaaattatatcacTGCTAAATGGACACAAGTAACAACCTGGCAGCAAAAGGAGAATTGCATGCAAATTTAATTGACAAACAATTGCTCATGTTCAACATGATATTGATGAGATTGCAGTTACATTGGGGAAGTGTGTAAAGGGCATTCAAAAGTAAGCATTTTGGAATAAACGTCACATAAATGGACTACAGTAAAATTCAAAGTGTACAGTTACTGCATGTGGCGGTTATATAACAAACTTCATTCTAACAATTAAGTAAACGGTTGGTACTACTCTGTCCAAATTGGCTGGGCTTCTAACAGCTGCTAGCCAGCAAATATACCGATATCCCAGAATGCGTAACGGATTTTGCAATAATTTACATAAGAACTTGGTTTCGGATAGGTCGTGAATTTTCACTGTTGGCGGCCTAGATCAGCTGAGGATCTGTACCCGTGGCAAAAATCCATAATATTTCCTGCTGGGAGATTCGTCAGCCCTGGCAACAACTCCGTACTGTGCTCCTTTCGCCCTCTACAGGCCAGAAGAAACGTTACCCATTAACTATATCATGTCACTCAAATACAGGTGAAGAAATGGTTCCCAAGTCGCTCATTCGGACATTTCGAAAATCCCACCCAATATAACCCCCCAAGCCAGTTAAGGTGGCACATGAAATATGCCACATGTAAAAATCTAATTGATCCGCCTCCATCTCAAATTAAATGTAGCTCCACCCAAGTGACTACCCacttcccctcccccaccataTTGACGTTGTTGGTATTCCCCTACCGGTTTAGTTTTCGACTGATCAAAATACCATCAATATACAAACGATAGCCTAAACTTCTAATCAAACGATGCAAAGAGGACCAAGAACGCCATAGGACATCACTTGCAATTGAACCGAGTTGTACATCTCCAACCTTTTGCCACCAGCGCATGCTTTGTCTTCTACGCCAAAGGCACACAAAATGAGCTGGTGAGCGGAGGCGACAAGAAggagggaagccattttgaatttgctAACTCCTTCTCGCCCAGTTAGCTCTAAACCTTTAATATAACGCCACCGACAGGAAGTTGAGTGAACCCATTGCTTTCAGCCAGATACAGCATATCTATACATGTATTTCAGACCATATACCAATTCCCATTGATCACAATTTATCAATGGTACAGAAACCGCTGTTCACTTCCGCATAAAATTCGTGTGCGCTAGCTTGCTTAGCATAGCGCCCTCTGACTCATCCCCAAGTTTCTTTAATATGTGGAGCTAAATCCCTTTCACTCAttaaaataagtgaaaacaaaaaaaaatctacttttCTTCACTTACCTTATCACTGTATTATTCTTTACTGATGGTGGGCATAAGCTCTTCGTTTGGAAGTGAGTAGCTTGTGAGGTTGGGATAATTAAAGGCACagcgctccctctctcttggtTTCCTCAGCACTGATAGTACAGCCAAAGAACAGCTACCTAGCGCCCAGCTGCGGCAGAAGGAAGGGTGAAGTGGGCGGTCACGATGGAGCTTGATCGACAGGCTCTCGCATGAACCAGGAATACGCGAACAAAAGCCGTACACACAAGGAACAAGGGATTCTGACTGGGTTGTTCAGACTTGACTGCATTTTTTGTGACTAACGCATTGCAATATCTCACAAAAAGTAAAACAATgctattcattaaaataaagaaaataaattgaaaataacTTTCAGTGAACAGAAGAATATCTGGTAGAAACATCATCTCTGGgaatattttacaaaacaagATCTACGTGTCTGAATAATCATTGCTAATTCACAATGATGGCTTTGGAAATTATTGATGTCAACATATTGTGTCATGAGACCTCGCCTAAGCAAGACAGCTGTTAGCTATAGcctaacaaaaatgtataaaggaGTGTTAAACTTGACTGTGATTAGAAAACAAAGTGAagttggcttcaagaaactgaGCTCTGAATGACAGCATGTTTATTGTTGGCCACTCCACTACCAATTGTGTCTGGTTGGGGGACCCCTACTCCAAAAAAAGATGTGAGCCGATTTGCTTATTGTCTGCATGCTTACCCTCCCCCTAACATATGTCCTGTTTGTAGCATCACACAAAGCATGGTGACAGCCCAGAGACAGGACAGGAATGCATCATTTGCACAACACTGCAGGGAGACTTCTCACTGACACCCTGTATATGGGGGCTCATCAATACTGGTCATTACCAATATTACTCATATATTTGAGGTGCCTTGTGATAATGCATTGTTAACTAGGTACACAAATGATCTTCTGGCCTGCCATTTTACCATGCTTATTGTTGTTTGATTATACTCCTGGCTTCTGTTACGGAACTGTCATTCCTAGCTGTGGCAGGTCAAACGTTTGTTCCTTT is a window of Conger conger chromosome 1, fConCon1.1, whole genome shotgun sequence DNA encoding:
- the cdca4 gene encoding cell division cycle-associated protein 4, which produces MFPKGTKRKFSDASDEPSDEHPASVKMASSYNLQRQSLLDMSLIKLQLCHMLVEPNLCRSVLIANTVRQIQEEMTQDGSWQIMTEALNAAQSPADRLVATEILCRPSVRDQDEEPKPFSVIGYEACHSEEVVVDDTLCSVSPETPSTYMPGSLGIGPCWEEEDLKETSEEDEDDDDDDEDCGLRSGDDEERLEEDSKTTEQVFGTFEIKNPVPSPDPALEELFSDVDASYYDLDTMLTGMQSTPKMGPYDLLESLSSHGPSSISSNSSCRPDLNELDHIMEIIVGS